The DNA region CTCGCCACCGCCGTGGCGGGCGGCGCGGCACGGGTGCTGAACCGGAGCAGCTGAGGCCCGGCCAGGTGCTGGTCAGGGCCCCGGTCAGGCCCCGGTCAGGCGGCCCCGAAGTGCCGTTTGGTGTCCGCGATCAGGGTCCGCGGGAAGGCCTTGTTCGGGAGGTCCGTCAGTGCCGGCGGGCGGGCGAGTAGCGAGTTCAACTCGAAGGCGAAGGTCCAGGTGAAGCGGGTGCCGGTCGGGGTGGGTTCGAGCAGGTAGTCCTCGCCGAAGCGGCGGAACAGCGGCAGGCTCGCCTGGGTGACGCAGAAGGAGTGCCGCTCGCCTTTGTCCCAGCGGACGAACTCCTCCCGCAGCCGCAGCAGGTGCCGCACGGTGATCTCCACCGCCGTCGACACCTTCAGCTACACCAAGTCCGTCCTCGACAAGCCCCTCCTCGCCGACCCCCTCCGGCCCGCCTACCCGCCCTTCCCCCCTCAAGTCCCGCCTGCTGCGCTGCCTCCTGTGGCCCCGTCGACCAAGTGGTCCGGTCCGGAAGCCCTTCGGGGGTTGATCACACCGACTGCAGGGCGGAGCATCTTCGGGTCCGCCGAGTGTGTGTCGGTCGAGCCCGGCCGGCAGACCGTTCAAGTCGGAAGTAGTGAACTTCCACCGGCATGGCCGTGCCGCGGCGTGGTAGCGGTGTTCGGAGCCTCGGCCCCTGACCTGAGCAAGGTCGGTGAAGTCGTTGTGCGAGAGGACCTTGCGCTCGTTCGACTGAGCGGACTGACCGATTCGTGCCCGGTCAGGGCCGGGTCGGATCGTCAGGGCCGGTTAGGGTCGGGGTGCATCACCATGAAGAGCGACCAGGCGGGCGCGGTCGGGTCGTCCGGGCGGGCGGCGAACTCCTCGAGCAGGGCGTGGAGCCGGGTCTGGAACTCCTCCATCTCCGCTGGCGGCAGGCGCAGCCCGAGCCGGGTGCTGTCGACCTCGGCCGCAGGGGCTAGGGCCAGTTCCTCCAGGAACGCGTCGAGCATCGACCGGTCCTGTGCGGCCGCATCGAGCTGCCAGGACTTCCGCGTCGCCAGATAGGGAATCTCCCGTGCGCTACGCGCGCCGCGTCGCTCCTCCTGGGCCTCCAGAAAACCGGTACGCACCAGTGTCCTGGTGTGGTGCAGCACGCTGGCGGGATCGCGGCCGAGGATCGCCGCGATCTCCTTGTTGGTGTGCGCCTCACCGAGGCAAATGCGCAGGATGCGCAGGCGGAGCGCGGAGGCGAGCGCCTTCGCCTCCGCGTCGCTAGCCAACCTGCGTTCGGTCATGGTCGACAGTCTACTGAGGGGTCGGGAGGGTAAGTGATTGACAAATCCCAATCACTCTTCCATGGTAGCCCGCATGACTGCTCCCGAGCCCTTGCCCAACCGACCGGCCTACCGTGGCGGACTGTGGCGGCACGTCGACTTCCGTCGACTATGGGCCGGCGAGACGGTCAGTCAGTTCGGGACAGCCATAGGCCAGTTAGCCATTCCTCTCGTCGCCGTTGTGGTGTTGCATGCCAGCACCTGGCAAGTCGGCGTGCTGGCGGCGTGCGAGACCGCGGCGTTCGTGGCAGTGGGCTTGCCGGCCGGCGCATGGGTGGAACGGATGCGCTTCCGTCGGGTGCTGATCGTCAACGACCTTGTTCGGACCGCCCTGTTGGCCTGGGTCCCGATGGCTCAGCTCCTCGACGTGCTGACGATTGAGCAGTTGTACGTGGTTGCGCTCGTCACCGGGGTGAGCACGGTCTTCTTCGACGTGGCCTATCAGTCTTACCTGCCCCAGCTGATCGACCGGGAGCTGCTGGTCGAGGGCAACGCGAAGCTCCAGGCCAGCGAGTCGGTCAGCCAGATCGCGGGCCCGAGCCTCGGAGGCGCGCTGATCCAGGCGCTCACCGCGCCCTACGCGCTGCTCGTCGACGCGGTGAGCTTCCTGTGGTCGGCCGCGTGGGTGACGCGGATCGAGGTCCGGCCGCCACGCCCCGAGCGCGGCCCCGACCCCAACCTGCTGCGGGAGATCCGCGACGGTCTGCGGTTCGTGCTCGGCAACCAGATACTCCGCGCCATCGCCATGTGCACCAGCTCGGCCAACCTCTTCGGTTCGGTGATCTCCGCCGTCTTCTACGTACTGCTCGCCCGCCAACTGCGACTCTCGCCGGGCGTCATCGGCCTGCTCACCTCGACCGCAGCGGTGGGCGGCCTGATCGGTGCACTGGTGGCCGGACGGTTCGCAGCGAAGGTCGGCCAAGGCCCGGCCATCTGGATCGCAAGCGCGGTCGCCGGACCCTGCGCGCTGGTCACCCCGTTCGTGCAGCGCGACTGGACGCTGGGGCTGCTTGCGGTCGCGCAGATCGCGATGTGGATGGGCATCGTGGTCTACAACGTCAACCAGGTCAGCTTTCGGCAGGCGCTGTGCCCGCCCGGGCTGCTCGGCCGGATGAACGCGACGATGCGTTTCCTGGTCTGGGGCGCGATGCCCTTCGGGGCTCTGCTCGGCGGCCTACTCGGCTCGACGATCGGCGTCCGCGGCACGCTGCTGGTCGGGGCGGTCGGCCGGTCACTCACCTTCCTGCCCGTCTTCCTGTCGCCACTGCGCCAGATGCGCGAACTGCCGTCCTACGCTGAGCCGACGACGGAGGGGAAGCCCGCTGCCAGCCCGTTGGTGCCAAGCAAGCCCTGAGAATGAGGCGAGTGCATGCTCGGCACAATCATCAGCCCAGAGCGCGATTGACCAGTGGTCGTCCAAGCGTCGTCCAGCGGAAGGTCGTCTCGCCCAACGAGTTCACCGACCTTGCCCAGGTCGGGGACCGGCTCCGAGCCTTCGAAGACCGCTACAACGCCACAGCGCAGCCGTTCCAGCGCAGGTTCACCACCTCCGACCTGGACGATCTCATGGCCAGGCTCGACCGGCACACCGTCGAACGCCATGAAGAATCCTCGTTCCGCCTTACCGCGTGGTCAACCCCCGCAGGACTCTTGCGGAGCTCACCACTAAGCTTCGACGGACCGTCAATCCACCGGGGGGGGAAGCCATGGGCAACGAGATCAGCGGCAACGTCACGATCACCGGCCAGGTCATCCAGTCGACCAGCGTCACGCTCGGCGGCACCGACCCCGACGGACCCGCCCGGGCGTCGGAGCACCTGGCGAAGGCCATCACCGACGACCTCGACACCCTGGGCGCACCGGTACAGCTCACCCGCGGCGAATACCGCGCGCTCCTGCGCCTGCTCGCCCACCTCGACGACACGAACGCCCCGGAGGCCGCCCCCGCCCTGGAACTCGCCGACCGCCTCCGCGGCCGCTGACCCGCCCGGGCGCCGGGCACCTCGGCCAGGGCCTGCCCAGCGGATCTCGCCGGGCGCGTGACGCCGGGCAGGCCCTACCCCTCCTCCCGCCCGCGGAACGCCCGCCGGTACTCCCTCGGCGCCACGCCCACCCGTGCCACGAACACCGGCCGCAACGACACCGCCGAAGCGAAGCCACACCGCGTCGCGACGGTGTCGACCGGCAGGTCCGTCTCCTCCAGGAGGCGTTGGGCGGTGAGGATGCGCTGGTCGAGGAGCCAGCGCAGCGGGGTGGTGCCGGTGGTGGTGGTGAAGTGGCGGGCGAAGCTCCGCTCGGACATCAGGGCCGCGGTGGCCATCCGCCGGACGTTCCAGGGGGTGTCGAGGGAGGCGAGGATCTCGGCGCGGACGCGGGCGAGCGGGTCCTCCTCGTCGACCGGAGGCACCGGGCTGGGGATGAACTGGGCCTGGCCGCCGGCCCGGAAGGGGGCGGTGACCATGGCGCGGGCGATGGTGGCGGCGGCCCGCTGGCCGTGGGCGGTGCGGACGAGGTGGAGGCAGAGGTCGATGCCCGCCGCGACGCCGGCCGAGGTCCACAGGCCGTCGCCACCGGTGAACAGCACTTCGGGGCGGACGGTCACCGCCGGGTGACGGCGGGCGAGTTCGGGGGCGAGGGCCCAGTGGGTGGTGGCCTCGCGGCCGTCGAGCAGCCCGGCTTCGGCGAGGACGAAGGCGCCCGCGCAGAGGGAGGCGATGGGGACTCCGGCGGAGGCGACGGCCCGCAGGGCGTCCAGGACTTCCGGGGGCCGCCGGGCGGCCGGATCCTCGACGCCCGGGACCACCACCAGGTCGCAGGCCGTCAGTGCGTCCAGTCCGAGGTCCGGGACCCGTTCCAGCCCGCCACCCAGCCGCACCCGGGCCCCGGCCGGCCCGCAGACCCGCAGGTCGAAGGCGGGCACGCCGGGCCGGGTGGCCCGGTTCGCCCACACCTCGCCGATCACCGCGTAGTCGAAGGCCCGTACTCCGTCGAAGATCAGGCAGCCCACAGTTCGCATGGCAGGAATCTATCGATGGCCGGCATTCCTGCCCATCACAGCCGCCGGGCGATGAGGGCAACTATGAACCACATGACGAACACCGACGCCTTCGACGCCCCGCTCACCCTCGACCCCGACGCCGTCCTGCTCCTCATCGACGTCCAACGGGGCTTCGAGGACCAGGACTTCTGGGGCCAGCGCGACAACCCGGACGCCGAGCAGCGGATGGCCGAGCTGATCGCCGCCTGGCAGGCGACCGGCCGCCCGATCGTCACCGTGCAGCACGCCTCCCGGGTCGGGCCGCTGGTCGAGGGCACGCCCGGCTACGAACTCAAGGACTTCGTCGCCGGGATCACCCCCGAGCTGCACATCACCAAGACCGTGAACAGCGCCTTCTACGGCACCCCCGACCTGCACGCCTGGCTCCAGCAGCGCGGCACCCGGCAGCTGGTGATCACCGGGATCATCACCAACGTGTGCAACGAGACCACCGCCCGGATGGCCGGCAACCTCGGCTACGACGCGATCTTCCCGACCGACGCCATGCACTCCTTCGACATGACCGGCCCCGACGGCACCACCGTCCCCGCCGCCGACCTGGCCCGCGCCACCGCGACCACCCTGCACGCGATGCGCTTCGCCAAGGTGGTCACGACGGAGGAAGTCCTGCGCGCCGCTAAGGCCTGAACAGCGGCTCGTACGGGTTGCCCTCCTCCGCGTTGAGCAGCACGTAGGACGGCCCGAGGCCGAAGGCGACCTCCCGCAGCCGCGCCAAGGCCTCGGCCACCGTGGGGACTTCGAGCCCGAGCGCGGCGGCGGCCGCGTCCCGGTCGGCGAACAGGTCCGGCTCGTCCTCCAGGTACTGTTCGGCCGCCTCCGCGCTCTCCTCCTCGGTCAGCCGCACGCAGTCGCGCCACCACGGCACCGCGAGCAGCAGCCGGACCATCTCCTCCAGCCCGACGGCCATCACCGCCGCGCCGCCCTCGGAGTCGGCGTACAGCACGGGCCGCTCGTCGCCGCCCTCACCGCACAGGAAGAAGGTGCCGCCCGCGCCGCACTTGGCCACCTCCTCCAGGCCCTCCCCGGAAGCGAGCACGACCTCCTCCACGTGCGAGTAGGCGTCGAGGTTGAAGTCCCCCGGCCAGAGCAGGTAGTCGACGGCGACGGGGGTGGCACGAACAAGATCGAGGAAGGACATGGCGGACACCCTACGGCCACGCAGTGACAGCTCAGGCCGCCGGCCGCTCCGCCAGGAACTCCTCCCAGGTGCGCCGCCCGTGCTCGGCGCCGGCCGGGGTGAGGTTCGCCCCGCCCGGTAGGCGCGCCCGACCCTGCCCGGCTCCCGTACTGGCAGCAGCTTGCGGCTACGGCCCCGCGCGGTCAGGTACGCCCGGGCCAGCTCGTCCATCCCGTACACCGTCGGTCCGGCCAGGTCCGGCACCAGCCCGGCGGGCTCGTCGAACGCCAACTCCACGAGCCGGCCGGCGACTTCGCGCACGTCCACGGGCTGCCAGCGGACCCCGCCGGGAGCCGGGAGGAGCGGCGGCTTCGCCATCTTCTCGACCACGGCGAACGCCAGGTCGTGGAACTGCGCGGCGCGCAGGATCGTGTACGGCGGGCCCGAGCCGGCCACCGCCTCCTCGGCCGCGTGCTTGGCCCGGAAGTAACCGAGCGGCACCTTGTCCGCGCCGATCACCGCGACGTACACCAGGTGCCGCACCCCGGCCCGCCGGGCGGCCGCGACCAGACGGCGGGTCGCCTCGTCGTCGCCCTTGGGGCCGCCGGCGAGGTGCAGCACGGTGTCGACGCCCGCGAGCGCCTCGTCCAGCCGGGCGTCCGCCTCGGCCGGGTCGCCGCGCAGGTCGCCGCGCACGTGCGCCACGCCGTCCTCGGCCGCACGCCCCGCCGGCTCAGCACCCGCACCGGCCGCCCGGCCGCGCGCAGCAGCGGTACGACCTGCCGGCCCAGGGTGCCGGTGACCAGTACCGGGTTGTCCGTCACGATCGTCTCCGTTTCGGCCCGGTCCGGGAGTTGATCTCCCGCCGCCCCCGCTGTTGGGTGGCTCCTGCTGCCCTGAACCGAGGCGACTAAGGAATGTGACACGGTGGACGAGAGATCTGACGAGAGATCTGCCCGGACCGCGCTCTTCGAGGAGCACCGCCCGCACCTGCGCGCGGTCGCGTACCGGATGCTCGGCTCGATCAACGAGGCCGAGGACGCGCTCCAGGACGCCTGGCTGCGGTACGACCGCAGCGACACCACCGATGTGGACAACCTCGGCGGCTGGCTGACCACGGTGGTCTCCCGGGTGTGCCTGAACCTGCTGCGCGACCGCGCCGCGCGCCGCGAGGAGCCGCTGCAGCCGACCGGACCGGACGGCGGGAGCGGCCCCGAGCGCATCCCGGACCCGCTGCTGCGGCGCGAGGGGGTGGCCGACCCGGAGCAGGAGGTGATGCTCGCGGATTCGGTCGGCCTGGCGCTGATGGTGGTGATGGAGTCGCTGTCGCCCGCCGAGCGGGTCGCCTTCGTGCTGCACGACATGTTCGCGGTGCCGTTCGAGGAGATCGCCCCGCTGATCGAGAAGACCTCGGCCGCGACCCGCCAGCTGGCCAGCCGGGCCCGCCGCAAGGTGCAGGGGCGGGCGCCCGCGCCCGACCCGGACCTGGGGCGCCAGCGCCTCGCCGTGGACGCCTTCTTCGCCGCCGCCCGCAACGGCGACCTGGAGGCCCTGGTCGCGGTGCTCGACCCGGACGTGGTGCTGCGCTCGGACGGCGGGGCCGGGATGGCCCGGCACACCGTGTTCTTCACCGGCGCCGCGACGGTGGCGGGGCAGGCCGTCCTGTGGGGCAAGCTGTCGCCGTTCGCCCGCCCGGCGCTGGTCAACGGCACCGCGGGCGCGGTGGTCATCGGCGACAACGGCCGGGCGCTGTCCATCATGGCGTTCATCGTCGTGGACGGCGCGATCGCCGCGATCGACGTGATCGTCGACCCGGAGCGGCTGGCCGCCTTCGACCTCTCGGCCTTCCGGGACTGAGGCCCGTCAGGGCTGAGGCCCACCCGGGCTGAAACCACCAGGGTTGAAACCACCAGGGCTGAGGCCCGCCGACACAGGGGGCGGCCGGAATCCCGGCCGCCTCCTCCGCGGTTCAGCGCCCGATCGCCCCGTCCAGCTGCTCCCGGATGATGTCCGCGTGCCCGGCGTGCCGGCCGGTCTCCTCGATCATGTGCACCAGCACCCAGCGCAGCGACGGCCCCTCGGCGACGTCCGGCCGCAGCGAGCGCACGCCCGGCCGGTCGAGGTCCGGGGCGGCCGCGGCCACCGCGTTCGCCCGGGCGACCGCGTCCCGGTAGGCGGCGACCGCCGCGGCCACCGTGAGGTCGGCCGGTGCGACCTCCTCGCTGTCGAAGGGCTTCTCCCCCAACCCG from Kitasatospora cathayae includes:
- a CDS encoding SRPBCC family protein is translated as MEITVRHLLRLREEFVRWDKGERHSFCVTQASLPLFRRFGEDYLLEPTPTGTRFTWTFAFELNSLLARPPALTDLPNKAFPRTLIADTKRHFGAA
- a CDS encoding ArsR/SmtB family transcription factor, with translation MTERRLASDAEAKALASALRLRILRICLGEAHTNKEIAAILGRDPASVLHHTRTLVRTGFLEAQEERRGARSAREIPYLATRKSWQLDAAAQDRSMLDAFLEELALAPAAEVDSTRLGLRLPPAEMEEFQTRLHALLEEFAARPDDPTAPAWSLFMVMHPDPNRP
- a CDS encoding MFS transporter — protein: MTAPEPLPNRPAYRGGLWRHVDFRRLWAGETVSQFGTAIGQLAIPLVAVVVLHASTWQVGVLAACETAAFVAVGLPAGAWVERMRFRRVLIVNDLVRTALLAWVPMAQLLDVLTIEQLYVVALVTGVSTVFFDVAYQSYLPQLIDRELLVEGNAKLQASESVSQIAGPSLGGALIQALTAPYALLVDAVSFLWSAAWVTRIEVRPPRPERGPDPNLLREIRDGLRFVLGNQILRAIAMCTSSANLFGSVISAVFYVLLARQLRLSPGVIGLLTSTAAVGGLIGALVAGRFAAKVGQGPAIWIASAVAGPCALVTPFVQRDWTLGLLAVAQIAMWMGIVVYNVNQVSFRQALCPPGLLGRMNATMRFLVWGAMPFGALLGGLLGSTIGVRGTLLVGAVGRSLTFLPVFLSPLRQMRELPSYAEPTTEGKPAASPLVPSKP
- a CDS encoding GlxA family transcriptional regulator, whose amino-acid sequence is MRTVGCLIFDGVRAFDYAVIGEVWANRATRPGVPAFDLRVCGPAGARVRLGGGLERVPDLGLDALTACDLVVVPGVEDPAARRPPEVLDALRAVASAGVPIASLCAGAFVLAEAGLLDGREATTHWALAPELARRHPAVTVRPEVLFTGGDGLWTSAGVAAGIDLCLHLVRTAHGQRAAATIARAMVTAPFRAGGQAQFIPSPVPPVDEEDPLARVRAEILASLDTPWNVRRMATAALMSERSFARHFTTTTGTTPLRWLLDQRILTAQRLLEETDLPVDTVATRCGFASAVSLRPVFVARVGVAPREYRRAFRGREEG
- a CDS encoding cysteine hydrolase family protein, with product MTNTDAFDAPLTLDPDAVLLLIDVQRGFEDQDFWGQRDNPDAEQRMAELIAAWQATGRPIVTVQHASRVGPLVEGTPGYELKDFVAGITPELHITKTVNSAFYGTPDLHAWLQQRGTRQLVITGIITNVCNETTARMAGNLGYDAIFPTDAMHSFDMTGPDGTTVPAADLARATATTLHAMRFAKVVTTEEVLRAAKA
- a CDS encoding SDR family oxidoreductase: MAHVRGDLRGDPAEADARLDEALAGVDTVLHLAGGPKGDDEATRRLVAAARRAGVRHLVYVAVIGADKVPLGYFRAKHAAEEAVAGSGPPYTILRAAQFHDLAFAVVEKMAKPPLLPAPGGVRWQPVDVREVAGRLVELAFDEPAGLVPDLAGPTVYGMDELARAYLTARGRSRKLLPVREPGRVGRAYRAGRTSPRPAPSTGGAPGRSSWRSGRRPELSLRGRRVSAMSFLDLVRATPVAVDYLLWPGDFNLDAYSHVEEVVLASGEGLEEVAKCGAGGTFFLCGEGGDERPVLYADSEGGAAVMAVGLEEMVRLLLAVPWWRDCVRLTEEESAEAAEQYLEDEPDLFADRDAAAAALGLEVPTVAEALARLREVAFGLGPSYVLLNAEEGNPYEPLFRP
- a CDS encoding sigma-70 family RNA polymerase sigma factor, translated to MDERSDERSARTALFEEHRPHLRAVAYRMLGSINEAEDALQDAWLRYDRSDTTDVDNLGGWLTTVVSRVCLNLLRDRAARREEPLQPTGPDGGSGPERIPDPLLRREGVADPEQEVMLADSVGLALMVVMESLSPAERVAFVLHDMFAVPFEEIAPLIEKTSAATRQLASRARRKVQGRAPAPDPDLGRQRLAVDAFFAAARNGDLEALVAVLDPDVVLRSDGGAGMARHTVFFTGAATVAGQAVLWGKLSPFARPALVNGTAGAVVIGDNGRALSIMAFIVVDGAIAAIDVIVDPERLAAFDLSAFRD
- a CDS encoding DinB family protein; translated protein: MTENTVPENAAPLGAAPSKLSDNRPPTLNADERTTLLAFLDYLREAVIAKVDGLGDEDARRPGVASGTSLLWLVRHLTVVELNWFEWAYGGLGEKPFDSEEVAPADLTVAAAVAAYRDAVARANAVAAAAPDLDRPGVRSLRPDVAEGPSLRWVLVHMIEETGRHAGHADIIREQLDGAIGR